One segment of Primulina tabacum isolate GXHZ01 chromosome 14, ASM2559414v2, whole genome shotgun sequence DNA contains the following:
- the LOC142524550 gene encoding cytosolic sulfotransferase 12-like, translated as MFTNQQMSNETTSPLPKYLLQEHKILQEFISSISNLPKEKGMVVPYLYQYQGFWYPPRLLQASILCQKHFQARDTDIFLVSTPKSGTTWLKAIIFSLVNRKNYPPKSRNHPLISANPHELVPFLEIKLYVDNQIPDIESFPTPRLFSTHIPYFSLPESVRDARACKIVYLCRNPKDVFVSLWHFTNRLRLKEMGTNSLAHVFDQFCNGVSIVGPFWDHVLEFWNQSKENPDRIFFLKFEDLKRDPQCFLRRLAEFLGCPFSAEEEGFGMAEEILKICSFENLSGLEINRNGKQSSGEENKAFFRRGEVGDWKNFLTDEMTDKIDEISEKKFGGSGLFF; from the coding sequence atgtTCACCAACCAACAAATGTCGAATGAAACCACTTCACCCCTTCCAAAATATTTACTACAAGAACACAAAATATTACAAGAATTCATATCCTCCATCTCGAATCTACCTAAAGAAAAAGGGATGGTTGTACCCTATCTCTACCAATACCAAGGTTTCTGGTATCCTCCTAGATTACTTCAAGCTTCAATCTTATGTCAAAAGCATTTTCAAGCTCGAGATACCGATATTTTTCTTGTTTCCACTCCAAAATCCGGTACTACGTGGTTGAAAGCAATCATATTTAGCTTGGTAAATCGAAAGAACTACCCACCAAAATCCAGAAATCACCCTTTGATCAGTGCTAATCCTCATGAACTTGTTCCGTTCCTAGAAATCAAGCTCTACGTTGATAATCAAATCCCGGATATCGAGTCGTTCCCTACTCCACGCCTGTTTTCCACTCATATACCATACTTTTCTCTGCCGGAGTCAGTACGTGATGCCCGCGCATGCAAGATAGTGTATTTGTGCAGGAACCCGAAGGATGTTTTCGTGTCACTTTGGCATTTTACAAACAGATTGAGGTTGAAAGAAATGGGGACTAATTCTCTCGCACATGTGTTTGACCAGTTTTGCAATGGGGTGAGCATTGTTGGGCCCTTTTGGGATCATGTCCTGGAGTTTTGGAATCAAAGCAAGGAGAACCCAGACAGAATCTTTTTCTTGAAGTTCGAGGACTTGAAAAGAGATCCACAGTGTTTTCTGCGTCGCTTGGCCGAGTTTCTTGGATGCCCATTTTCTGCAGAGGAAGAGGGATTCGGGATGGCGGAAGAGATCTTAAAAATATGCAGTTTTGAGAATTTGAGCGGTCTTGAAATTAATCGAAATGGGAAACAATCATCTGGTGAGGAAAATAAAGCATTTTTTCGTCGAGGCGAGGTTGGAGATTGGAAGAATTTTTTGACGGATGAAATGACCGATAAGATTGATGAAATTAGTGAAAAGAAATTCGGTGGGTCGGGTTTATTTTTCTAG
- the LOC142523749 gene encoding uncharacterized protein LOC142523749 — protein sequence MRTPIWQCPVNERDAIRRAYILRGQYQHVMEYTRTKLGEQYRRFKKCWFEQFSWLEYSPNKDAVPCFLFQVKKTHYPTFTVNGFRSWKRVNVGKRCALWMHVGGPTSPHNNAVQSVGVLMNGSGHIDKVMHAQTSEEVNKNRLRLKDTIESIRWLCLQGCALRGHDESSSFDNQGNLMEMIKLMGKMNVNINNVVLEKAPRNEKYTSPDIQKIFCIFLLRE from the coding sequence ATGCGTACTCCAATATGGCAATGTCCTGTCAATGAAAGAGATGCAATCAGACGAGCTTATATATTAAGGGGGCAATATCAACATGTTATGGAATATACGCGAACCAAATTAGGAGAACAATATCGGCGATTTAAAAAATGTTGGTTTGAGCAATTTTCGTGGTTGGAGTACTCTCCTAATAAAGATGCGGTCCCATGTTTCCTTTTCCAAGTAAAAAAGACTCATTATCCTACATTTACAGTTAATGGTTTTAGAAGTTGGAAAAGAGTTAATGTTGGAAAAAGATGTGCTTTATGGATGCATGTGGGAGGTCCTACTTCACCACATAACAATGCAGTTCAATCTGTGGGTGTTTTGATGAATGGAAGTGGTCACATCGATAAAGTGATGCATGCACAAACATCAGAAGAAGTGAATAAGAACAGATTGAGGCTCAAGGACACAATCGAAAGCATTCGTTGGCTTTGTTTGCAAGGATGTGCATTGAGAGGACATGATGAATCTTCATCTTTTGACAATCAAGGCAATCTTATGGAGATGATAAAGCTTATGGGAAAAATGAATGTTAATATTAATAATGTTGTTTTAGAAAAAGCACcaagaaatgaaaaatatacaTCACCAGACATTCAAAAGATATTTTGCATATTCTTGCTGAGAGAGTGA